One window from the genome of Echinicola vietnamensis DSM 17526 encodes:
- the mnmE gene encoding tRNA uridine-5-carboxymethylaminomethyl(34) synthesis GTPase MnmE, whose product MSFSISDKTDTIIALATPQGVGAIAVIRLSGKDAIKLTNEVFSGKNLEEQASHTIHYGTIRDGEKIIDEVLVSLFVAPKSFTKENVVEISTHGSSYIINQVIKLLIRKGARPAKPGEFTQRAFLNGQFDLAQAEAVADLIHSDSEASHQAALHQMRGGFSGEIKRLRDELIHFASMIELELDFVEEDVEFASRDDLQRLVDKLLRVVEQLIGSFDLGNVIKNGVPTVIAGKPNAGKSTLLNALLNEEKAIVSDIAGTTRDFIEDEINIGGVIFRFIDTAGLRETTDTIEAMGVSRTQEKMKSASLILYLFDLSDTDMVEINRDINKLENLGVPFVKVANKIDKASDSFIAALKEKHPDTIFISAGKKEHLDDLRDKVLELVNLDKFKTGNTVVTNIRHYDSLVKTRESLIDVLNGIDNEITNDFLAMDIRRSLHFLGEITGEITTDDLLANIFSKFCIGK is encoded by the coding sequence ATGAGTTTCTCCATCAGTGATAAAACAGACACGATCATCGCATTGGCTACACCGCAAGGAGTAGGGGCCATTGCCGTGATCCGTTTGTCTGGTAAGGATGCCATCAAACTTACCAATGAAGTGTTTTCAGGTAAAAACCTGGAAGAACAAGCCAGTCATACCATACATTATGGTACCATCAGAGATGGGGAAAAAATCATTGATGAAGTCTTGGTTTCGTTGTTTGTGGCGCCGAAGTCCTTTACCAAGGAGAATGTGGTGGAAATTTCTACGCATGGTTCTTCTTATATTATCAATCAAGTGATCAAGTTGTTGATCCGGAAAGGAGCGAGGCCAGCCAAACCGGGTGAATTTACCCAGCGGGCATTTTTGAATGGGCAATTTGACCTTGCCCAAGCAGAGGCTGTGGCAGACTTGATCCATTCGGACAGTGAGGCCTCCCATCAAGCGGCCCTTCACCAAATGCGGGGTGGCTTTAGTGGAGAGATCAAACGGCTAAGGGATGAGTTGATTCATTTTGCTTCCATGATTGAATTGGAGTTGGATTTTGTGGAAGAGGATGTGGAGTTTGCCAGTCGCGACGACCTGCAGCGGTTGGTAGACAAGCTCTTGAGGGTAGTAGAGCAATTGATTGGTAGTTTTGACCTCGGCAATGTGATTAAAAATGGCGTGCCGACAGTGATAGCCGGTAAGCCGAATGCTGGAAAATCTACGTTGCTCAACGCACTCCTCAATGAAGAAAAGGCTATTGTTTCGGATATTGCCGGAACCACCCGTGATTTTATCGAGGATGAAATCAATATCGGTGGTGTCATTTTCCGGTTTATCGATACGGCGGGACTGCGGGAGACCACAGATACGATAGAAGCCATGGGAGTCTCTAGGACGCAAGAGAAGATGAAGTCTGCTTCTTTGATCCTGTACCTGTTTGACCTCAGCGATACCGACATGGTAGAAATCAATCGGGACATCAATAAGTTGGAAAACCTAGGGGTCCCCTTTGTGAAAGTAGCTAATAAGATCGATAAGGCAAGTGACAGCTTTATTGCTGCACTCAAAGAAAAGCATCCGGATACCATTTTTATTTCTGCAGGCAAGAAAGAGCATTTGGATGACCTGAGGGATAAGGTCCTGGAGCTGGTCAACTTGGATAAATTTAAGACTGGTAACACGGTGGTTACCAATATTCGTCACTACGATTCGTTGGTAAAAACGCGAGAATCACTCATCGATGTGCTGAACGGCATCGACAATGAGATCACAAACGATTTTTTGGCGATGGACATCCGGCGATCCTTACACTTTCTTGGAGAGATCACCGGCGAGATCACTACCGATGATTTACTGGCTAATATTTTTAGCAAGTTCTGTATCGGCAAATAA
- a CDS encoding thioredoxin family protein → MKRLLPLLVLTFWAHYGVAQDKPAIKWYSFEEATALNQEDPKMVLVDVYTDWCGWCKKMDRETFTDDQVIHYLNENFYAVKLDAENNGEKFEFKGQEYTEASMARAMRVSSYPNFVIIDATMENITQLPGYRKPDAFIKDLKETIERFGKE, encoded by the coding sequence ATGAAAAGATTACTTCCTCTCCTTGTATTGACTTTTTGGGCTCATTATGGTGTGGCCCAAGATAAACCCGCCATTAAGTGGTATTCTTTTGAAGAGGCCACAGCACTGAATCAGGAAGATCCCAAGATGGTTCTTGTGGATGTGTATACCGACTGGTGTGGGTGGTGCAAGAAAATGGACCGGGAGACCTTCACTGACGATCAGGTAATTCATTACCTGAATGAAAACTTTTACGCCGTAAAACTGGATGCCGAAAATAATGGCGAGAAGTTTGAGTTTAAAGGCCAGGAATACACAGAAGCGAGTATGGCCCGTGCCATGCGGGTCAGTTCTTACCCCAATTTTGTCATCATCGACGCGACCATGGAAAATATTACCCAACTTCCCGGGTATCGAAAGCCAGATGCGTTTATAAAGGATCTTAAGGAAACCATCGAGCGGTTTGGAAAGGAATAG
- the mobC gene encoding plasmid mobilization relaxosome protein MobC has translation MGRPKKPEDQKRNIKFTFRMTEEEVRLLGSLCEVAAMPAADVVRACVFKNRLPKAKVPKLDRQTYVELKRIGNNINQIARQLNSKFEVSADRMRAIDALSAKLDQIIKLLLHDR, from the coding sequence ATGGGAAGACCAAAGAAACCCGAGGATCAGAAGAGGAATATAAAGTTTACTTTCCGCATGACCGAAGAAGAGGTCAGGCTGCTGGGAAGTCTATGCGAAGTGGCAGCGATGCCGGCCGCTGACGTGGTCAGGGCCTGTGTGTTCAAAAACAGGTTGCCCAAGGCCAAGGTGCCCAAACTGGACAGGCAGACCTATGTGGAGCTCAAAAGGATCGGCAACAATATCAACCAGATCGCAAGGCAACTCAATTCAAAATTTGAAGTGTCCGCAGACAGGATGAGGGCGATTGATGCCCTTTCCGCAAAACTGGACCAGATCATCAAACTGCTGCTCCATGATCGCTAA
- a CDS encoding VapE domain-containing protein: protein MRTHRKVKDLDGDSNSSTVRMIRYLMSKYDFINNVVLNEVFASEKETNRYHPVNPNTLYIEARAGGYRTSVGEISSFLSSDYIPSTDPFVAYFEKHKELWNQAEHGDYIARFASYIHAEDQDRFNVQFKKWLVRCVACSIWDDYYNKQAFIFIQDKQNTGKTTLTRFLIPPELREYYAENISVDKDSLIALCQNFGIIQDELSTLSRAEINAQKTLMSKSTVKVRHPYDRKAKMEPRRASIWGSTNKAEFLTDETGSVRWLCFPLKGIDWDYKKDIDINIVWSQAYQLLHSGYRFEMTREEIEENERANVFFSSLTVEFELVQKYLMPGTKEDPFMTASDIVTTLTGLEGGKVRISIQEVGKALKRLGFEQCSKRGRHSSAYPRKGYYVKIENQGTTYYKGYNH from the coding sequence ATGAGAACCCATAGAAAAGTCAAAGACCTTGATGGTGACTCGAATTCTTCCACGGTACGTATGATCAGGTATCTGATGTCCAAGTACGATTTCATTAATAACGTTGTGCTGAACGAGGTGTTTGCCAGTGAGAAAGAAACCAACCGTTACCATCCGGTCAATCCCAATACACTGTACATAGAAGCCAGGGCAGGAGGTTACCGGACTTCGGTGGGTGAAATATCCTCCTTTCTCAGTTCGGACTATATTCCCTCAACCGATCCCTTTGTGGCCTATTTCGAAAAGCACAAGGAACTATGGAACCAGGCAGAGCATGGCGATTATATCGCCCGCTTTGCTTCCTATATCCATGCCGAGGACCAGGACCGGTTTAATGTACAGTTCAAGAAATGGCTGGTGCGCTGTGTGGCCTGCAGTATATGGGACGATTATTACAACAAGCAGGCCTTCATCTTTATTCAGGACAAGCAGAATACCGGGAAGACCACGCTGACACGTTTTCTAATTCCTCCTGAACTAAGGGAGTATTATGCTGAGAATATCTCAGTGGACAAGGACAGCCTGATTGCCCTGTGCCAGAATTTCGGAATCATTCAGGATGAACTTTCCACCCTTTCCCGGGCAGAGATCAATGCCCAGAAAACCCTGATGAGCAAGTCAACCGTGAAAGTTCGCCACCCCTATGACCGCAAGGCCAAGATGGAGCCAAGAAGGGCATCCATATGGGGCAGTACCAACAAGGCCGAATTCCTGACCGATGAGACAGGGAGTGTCCGTTGGCTCTGTTTTCCTCTTAAGGGAATTGACTGGGATTATAAAAAGGACATTGACATCAATATTGTCTGGTCCCAGGCCTATCAGCTCCTGCATTCTGGTTACCGGTTTGAAATGACCCGGGAGGAGATCGAGGAGAATGAAAGGGCCAATGTCTTTTTCAGTTCACTTACCGTGGAGTTTGAGCTGGTCCAGAAATACCTTATGCCGGGAACCAAGGAAGATCCCTTTATGACCGCATCGGATATTGTAACCACGTTGACCGGTCTTGAAGGTGGGAAGGTCAGGATCAGCATACAGGAGGTCGGAAAGGCGCTTAAAAGATTGGGCTTTGAGCAGTGCTCCAAGCGTGGCCGCCATTCATCGGCCTATCCCAGAAAGGGATATTATGTCAAAATAGAAAATCAGGGTACTACCTACTACAAAGGTTATAACCATTAG
- a CDS encoding relaxase/mobilization nuclease domain-containing protein, with protein MIAKQSIGKNFMGALDYNLKKMVASDEGKRAEVLETNFTSLDREMVQREVELMKSMNPGLKRNTYHVSLSFGKEEKISNAKMLSIAGEYLKGMGFDDNAYVIFRHHDADHSHCHLLALRNRFDGSVVSDSNNFRRSESLVRKLEKKYGLQQVKSSKEAKIKAPNKDEIEMVMRTGKPSKKMVLQQIVGEALNQTNTMADFIQKVEVAGANLLFNQASTGRVSGVAYCYGGFKAKGQSLGNQFKWKNIANTLNYEQTRDRQAIGQANTRTTSKYPGGLSGNGQKATRVHGVHSQDPGQSPAHQQKAGQTERSDRDKLSVRSKNEIQFGTDKNGPSKSAGITAKDGKEIGLGHQIIGSAIDILDLLLRPVPTAEEVDPIPRKKKKKRKKGRSI; from the coding sequence ATGATCGCTAAACAGTCCATCGGAAAAAATTTTATGGGAGCACTGGATTACAATCTCAAAAAGATGGTGGCCAGTGATGAAGGAAAACGTGCTGAAGTCCTGGAAACCAACTTCACTAGTTTGGACAGGGAAATGGTACAGAGAGAAGTGGAGTTGATGAAGAGTATGAATCCCGGACTCAAGCGGAATACCTACCACGTCAGCCTAAGCTTTGGCAAGGAGGAAAAAATATCAAATGCAAAAATGTTGTCCATTGCGGGTGAATACCTGAAAGGCATGGGCTTCGATGACAATGCCTATGTTATTTTCAGGCATCATGATGCCGACCATTCCCACTGCCACTTGCTGGCACTGAGAAACCGGTTTGATGGATCGGTGGTTTCTGACAGCAATAATTTTAGAAGGAGTGAAAGCCTCGTACGGAAACTGGAAAAGAAATATGGGCTTCAACAAGTAAAGAGCAGCAAGGAAGCTAAGATTAAGGCACCCAATAAGGATGAAATCGAAATGGTTATGAGGACCGGAAAACCCTCCAAGAAAATGGTGCTGCAGCAAATTGTTGGAGAGGCCTTGAATCAGACCAATACTATGGCAGACTTTATCCAAAAAGTCGAGGTAGCAGGGGCCAATCTACTGTTCAACCAGGCCAGTACCGGCAGGGTATCAGGAGTGGCCTACTGCTATGGAGGCTTCAAGGCCAAAGGGCAATCCTTGGGCAACCAGTTCAAATGGAAGAATATCGCAAATACTTTAAACTATGAGCAAACTAGAGATCGCCAAGCAATTGGCCAGGCAAACACAAGAACAACATCAAAATACCCAGGAGGGCTATCAGGAAATGGTCAAAAAGCAACTCGAGTTCATGGGGTACATTCCCAAGATCCAGGACAGTCTCCTGCACATCAGCAGAAAGCTGGACAGACAGAACGATCAGATCGAGACAAATTATCAGTGCGTAGTAAAAATGAAATCCAATTTGGAACTGATAAAAATGGACCTTCAAAATCAGCGGGAATTACAGCAAAAGACGGAAAAGAAATTGGCCTTGGTCATCAAATTATTGGCAGTGCCATTGATATTCTTGACCTGTTGCTTAGGCCTGTTCCTACTGCTGAGGAGGTAGATCCAATTCCTCGGAAGAAAAAGAAGAAGCGGAAAAAGGGTAGGAGTATTTAG
- a CDS encoding OmpA family protein, whose protein sequence is MKIFTLSLCYFMFQVGFLAAQDQPPGNEPPTDSPSPGKCYVKCITPDEFKEETVTVEVEPAYTVLKTYPATFKTVEEQVLVKEASKELRYVPAVYETVEVPYISKEEAENLEVIPASFGDDLEEIETYPEVGRWEYRILEDCPSANKEDCMVACYVEYPSKSETVPTKTLEADASTSPIPVAEENASYTKEVVKTPARMEEIEIPAEYATITRQVVDQPARVEEETIPAVTETVTKTVLVKKGGMTVWEEVDCELVGTANLLPILYELNSARITPESEEIIDEHLLSLMQDSPALRIEIMSHTDSRGSDDYNMSLSQQRAQSVVNYLVGKGINRNRLEAKGYGETRLVNKCSNGVECTEAQHQANRRTEFRIIQ, encoded by the coding sequence ATGAAAATTTTTACACTATCTCTATGTTATTTTATGTTTCAGGTAGGTTTTCTTGCTGCTCAGGATCAGCCTCCTGGAAATGAACCTCCCACCGACTCACCCTCCCCCGGAAAGTGCTATGTAAAATGTATTACTCCGGATGAGTTTAAGGAAGAAACGGTTACCGTGGAGGTGGAACCAGCCTACACGGTACTAAAGACTTATCCTGCGACCTTTAAAACCGTTGAAGAACAGGTATTAGTGAAGGAAGCTTCCAAGGAATTAAGGTACGTGCCGGCCGTTTATGAAACGGTGGAGGTGCCTTATATTTCTAAGGAAGAAGCAGAGAACCTCGAAGTAATTCCCGCATCTTTTGGAGATGATCTGGAGGAAATTGAAACATATCCAGAAGTAGGAAGATGGGAATACCGCATATTAGAGGACTGTCCTTCTGCCAATAAGGAAGACTGTATGGTCGCCTGTTATGTAGAATATCCCTCAAAAAGCGAAACTGTCCCCACCAAAACCCTTGAGGCGGATGCCAGTACTTCCCCTATTCCGGTGGCAGAGGAAAATGCTTCTTATACAAAAGAAGTGGTCAAAACACCTGCCCGCATGGAAGAAATTGAAATTCCAGCAGAATATGCGACCATTACCCGTCAGGTAGTGGACCAACCTGCCCGAGTAGAGGAAGAAACCATTCCTGCCGTGACCGAAACAGTCACCAAAACCGTGCTGGTCAAAAAGGGTGGCATGACCGTTTGGGAAGAAGTAGATTGTGAATTGGTGGGAACAGCCAACCTGCTGCCCATTTTATATGAACTGAACAGCGCGCGCATAACACCGGAGTCAGAAGAAATCATTGATGAGCATCTGCTTTCCCTCATGCAAGATAGCCCTGCACTAAGAATCGAAATCATGTCCCATACAGATTCCAGGGGCAGCGATGATTATAACATGTCCCTTTCCCAACAACGTGCCCAATCGGTGGTAAACTATCTGGTAGGAAAAGGAATCAACCGTAACCGGCTAGAAGCCAAAGGATATGGCGAAACCCGCTTGGTAAACAAATGTTCCAATGGCGTGGAATGTACTGAAGCCCAGCATCAAGCCAACAGAAGAACAGAATTCAGGATCATCCAATAA
- a CDS encoding helix-turn-helix domain-containing protein: MTNSTSRNIHQGRNIKRFREMLGIKQDSLAHEMGEEWSQKKISLLEQKDTIEEDILQQVSEILHIPLEAIQNFDEEQAVNIISNTFHANDSATGFIYNNYPTFHPVDKLIQLHEEKIALYERMLMEKDEMMSRLERLINNK; encoded by the coding sequence ATGACAAATTCAACTTCAAGAAATATCCATCAGGGCAGAAATATCAAACGCTTTAGGGAAATGCTTGGCATCAAACAAGATTCTTTGGCGCACGAAATGGGAGAGGAATGGTCCCAAAAGAAAATTTCCTTATTGGAACAAAAAGATACTATCGAAGAGGACATCCTCCAACAAGTTTCTGAAATTCTTCATATCCCCCTGGAAGCCATCCAAAACTTTGATGAGGAGCAGGCGGTGAATATTATTTCGAATACTTTTCATGCTAATGATAGCGCCACAGGCTTCATTTATAATAACTACCCTACTTTTCATCCAGTAGACAAGTTGATCCAGCTACATGAGGAAAAAATAGCATTGTATGAAAGGATGTTAATGGAAAAGGATGAAATGATGTCTAGATTGGAGCGATTGATAAACAATAAATAG
- a CDS encoding tyrosine-type recombinase/integrase, which produces MKISLKKKKLQNGKLSLFIEYYKGSTTDEKGKRIHLRDFEFLKIYLHQNPNSAREKKENKESLHLAENILAIRQSDYIQGKFDVKNISKSKRPFLDFYKEKMEEKANSEKNYGVWTSAFVHLKNCVSSNFLFDEVDDSFTKRVRRYFDEKARTKSDLPLSMNSKYSYFNKFKACLRSAFDEGYLNINYAARVKSFEQAESQREYLTFSELQALTNTQCKYKVLKKAFLFSCLTGLRWSDINNLTWSEVRDEDDNTFRVNFRQKKTDGVEYLYISKQARDLLGERQTPHDRVFYGLKYSAVYNNEIVRWCNRAGVFKHITFHSARHTNAVLLLENGADLYTVQKRLGHKEIKTTAIYAKIVDEKMRESAHIIPNLELNIKL; this is translated from the coding sequence ATGAAGATATCTTTAAAGAAGAAGAAACTACAGAATGGAAAGCTAAGTCTTTTTATAGAATACTATAAAGGCTCTACCACTGATGAGAAAGGCAAGCGAATCCATTTAAGGGATTTTGAGTTCTTGAAGATTTACCTGCACCAAAATCCAAATTCTGCTAGAGAAAAGAAGGAGAACAAGGAAAGTCTCCATCTGGCAGAAAATATCCTTGCGATCCGACAAAGTGACTACATTCAGGGAAAGTTTGATGTAAAGAATATAAGCAAATCCAAACGGCCTTTTCTTGATTTCTATAAGGAGAAAATGGAAGAAAAAGCCAATTCAGAAAAGAATTATGGTGTATGGACTTCTGCATTTGTTCACTTGAAAAACTGTGTCAGTTCTAATTTTCTATTTGATGAGGTTGACGATAGTTTTACCAAAAGGGTAAGACGGTATTTTGATGAAAAAGCCCGCACGAAGAGTGATCTTCCCCTTTCCATGAATTCCAAGTACTCCTATTTTAATAAATTCAAAGCCTGTCTAAGAAGTGCCTTTGATGAAGGCTATTTAAACATCAACTACGCTGCCAGGGTGAAATCCTTTGAGCAAGCAGAAAGTCAACGGGAGTATTTGACCTTTTCTGAACTACAGGCTCTCACCAATACCCAGTGTAAGTACAAGGTTCTGAAAAAGGCATTTTTGTTTTCATGTTTGACCGGGCTTAGGTGGTCCGATATCAATAACCTTACTTGGTCTGAGGTCCGGGATGAGGATGATAACACTTTCAGGGTAAACTTTCGACAAAAGAAAACAGATGGGGTGGAGTACCTATATATTTCCAAGCAGGCAAGGGATTTACTTGGTGAACGGCAAACCCCACATGACAGGGTATTCTACGGTCTTAAATACAGTGCTGTTTATAATAATGAAATTGTGAGGTGGTGCAACCGAGCTGGGGTATTCAAGCACATTACCTTTCACAGTGCCAGGCACACCAATGCGGTACTTTTATTGGAAAATGGCGCTGACCTATACACCGTCCAGAAGAGATTAGGACATAAGGAGATTAAAACAACGGCCATTTATGCTAAAATCGTGGACGAGAAAATGAGGGAGTCTGCCCATATAATACCAAATCTTGAACTAAACATAAAACTTTAG
- a CDS encoding toprim domain-containing protein produces MNIKQASELSIIAFLEKLGIKPSKVSGDSYFYHSPYRKEHTPSFKVSASKNLWIDFGDDNYGGKVLDLVMKLKPGLSVSDALRYIEDITGNSFSFHPQVSMEKEHEHKIVIRSVKAIGSNPALMDYLLHRKVSTETASKFCKEVYYSIGDKKYFGIGNKNENGWAIRNVYWKGSSAQGISYYPGDGKTLQMFEGIFDLLSFYERNQKEAEFDDFLVLNSLSNMDAARKIIADFPRVNLYLDNDIQGKAWTKRLLKDFSQCTDQSGKYLGHKDLNDYHRKSKSVGMRM; encoded by the coding sequence ATGAACATCAAACAAGCAAGCGAGTTGTCCATTATTGCCTTTCTTGAAAAGCTTGGCATCAAGCCCTCCAAGGTTTCCGGGGACAGTTATTTCTATCATTCCCCATACAGAAAAGAGCATACCCCTTCCTTTAAGGTCAGTGCCTCCAAGAACCTATGGATTGATTTTGGAGACGACAATTATGGGGGAAAGGTCCTTGACCTGGTCATGAAATTGAAACCAGGCTTGTCCGTTTCCGATGCCCTTCGTTACATCGAAGATATTACTGGTAACTCTTTTTCTTTTCACCCACAGGTATCCATGGAAAAGGAGCATGAGCATAAAATAGTAATCCGATCGGTCAAAGCCATTGGAAGCAACCCGGCCTTAATGGACTACCTTCTCCATCGGAAGGTCAGCACCGAGACGGCATCCAAATTTTGCAAGGAAGTGTATTATTCCATAGGGGACAAAAAGTATTTCGGGATCGGAAACAAAAACGAGAACGGTTGGGCCATCCGGAATGTCTATTGGAAAGGAAGCAGTGCCCAGGGCATTAGTTACTATCCGGGTGATGGCAAAACCCTCCAAATGTTCGAAGGGATTTTTGACCTACTCAGCTTTTATGAGCGAAACCAAAAAGAGGCCGAATTCGATGACTTTCTGGTGCTGAATTCCCTGTCCAACATGGATGCGGCAAGAAAGATTATAGCAGATTTTCCACGGGTAAACCTCTACCTGGACAACGATATACAGGGCAAGGCGTGGACCAAAAGATTGCTTAAAGACTTCAGCCAATGCACTGATCAATCAGGTAAATATTTAGGGCATAAGGATCTAAACGACTACCACCGAAAGTCAAAAAGCGTTGGTATGCGAATGTAG
- a CDS encoding helix-turn-helix transcriptional regulator yields the protein MENEIILQKLNRIEKYICGLKNILNVEELTEYTGFKKSFIYKLVHEAKIPYSKPNGKMLFFEKKKIDEWLLQNSHKPESEIKLDAFRYKKTR from the coding sequence ATGGAAAACGAAATTATCTTACAAAAACTCAACCGAATTGAAAAGTATATTTGTGGCCTAAAAAATATACTGAATGTAGAGGAGCTAACTGAATATACTGGCTTCAAAAAATCATTTATCTACAAGTTAGTCCATGAGGCCAAAATTCCATATTCCAAACCCAATGGGAAGATGCTATTTTTTGAGAAAAAGAAAATTGATGAATGGCTATTGCAAAACAGCCATAAACCCGAGAGTGAGATCAAATTGGATGCCTTTCGATACAAGAAAACCAGGTAA